A window of the Zeugodacus cucurbitae isolate PBARC_wt_2022May chromosome 4, idZeuCucr1.2, whole genome shotgun sequence genome harbors these coding sequences:
- the LOC105219343 gene encoding fibroblast growth factor receptor homolog 1: MSKIRLKAILRSAPNWFWLLFVITICVCPPYLSMAKSLGDSQAAPVVRNAEVVNVTLSPSVTLTKQSVLPNTDVRLTCLLKGAIKWYRDDEFLSGNRLLVLKEVQTKDAGVYSCQAEQVSLGPKYVSVALSVIGPELATPPNLAEEDIADFSKVEDEMEARLRLDRNDSDSVEDVVEAELQTKDSRNNNATALKIIHLPNPGPPQFQQSSKLIDSLQQPIGSFVQLSCPALGNPLPVITWFHDATRINLTPLRFRLKKWSLLIENLTTADSGVYTCKINNKFGAIEHNMRLQIVRPQLRSASPLIVNSKPANKTAALNSDTQFECQVQSPTAVQIRWIKHQQRLNADELSSNLTKNVIDLTTNPENPNVLKLERVQLADEGFYTCIATNEAGKAMATAYLAVIQQTSTSITTKNKLVLSEKHAAHSAETAGSTVPEKENERLIEAVAESKDANDVNDDTEAVEESPPRFKKADKLVRALHKPAGSTIQLACPAIGNPLPNITWTRSAGDANFTEIMRHIGKVTYKKWLMQMDEVIAEDSGVYKCTLCNNLGCIEHSTKLTIMDRLRSRPIHSDKFPQNQTVLTNSSAYFECRVVSDLEPHIFWIKYKQKNESIENLERLFTKANTNTNGYQPTAEDFIKLNGDPDRPNILRLLNVTHADEGWYTCVAANNLGEAVKSGYLHVVDKLPSREVYMLWRAHPVWMTVAAIVIVLLFLFGSIFIIYVLRKLKHEKLLKHRIETVHQWTKKVIIYKPSSSEGSSCDLQMPVIKIEKQRTTFQASNLDPSQAFNEYEFPLDSNWEIPRTQLNLGSTLGEGAFGRVVMAEACNLPRTVNNSSSIVAVKMVKDEHTDADMASLVREMEVMKMIGKHINIINLLGCCTQNGPLWVIVEFAPHGNLKDFLKKNRPLFVGSPSLQRSSDCLEDMPQLTEKNLVSFAFQIARGMEYLASRRCIHRDLAARNVLVSDDYVMKIADFGLARDIQDTEYYRKNTNGRLPIKWMAPESLQEKFYDSQSDVWSFGVLLWEIMTFGEQPYPNIMSAEELYSYLITGQRMEKPARCSLNIYMLMRQCWHFDANVRPTFVEIVENLDKILQLASNHATNEEYLDLSMPMLETPPSSSDDESEPETFQETSPLRYQYTYKFN; encoded by the exons ATGTCCAAAATCAGACTGAAAGCAATACTTCGCAGTGCGCCAAATTGGTTTTGGTTGTTGTTCGTGATCACTATCTGTGTCTGCCCGCCTTATTTGTCAATGGCCAAAAGTTTGGGTGACAGCCAAGCAGCGCCGGTTGTACGAAACGCTGAGGTGGTCAATGTTACCCTGAGCCCTAGCGTTACACTCACTAAACAGAGCGTTTTGCCAAACACAGACGTACGTCTCACCTGCCTGCTTAAGGGTGCCATTAAGTGGTACAGAGATGATGAGTTCCTCAGCGGTAATCGTCTGTTGGTACTGAAGGAGGTACAAACGAAGGATGCCGGTGTGTACAGTTGCCAGGCAGAACAAGTGTCACTCGGCCCCAAATACGTTAGTGTAGCGCTGAGTGTCATTGGACCGGAGCTGGCAACCCCACCTAACCTTGCCGAGGAAGATATAGCTGACTTTAGCAAAGTTGAAGATGAAATGGAGGCGCGTTTACGACTGGATCGCAATGATTCCGATTCTGTGGAAGATGTTGTTGAAGCGGAATTACAAACAAAAGACTCGAGGAATAACAACGCCACTGCTTTGAAAATTATACATCTTCCGAATCCAGGTCCGCCACAGTTTCAACAGAGCTCTAAACTTATCGATAGTTTACAACAACCAATTGGTAGTTTCGTTCAATTGAGCTGTCCCGCTTTGGGCAATCCATTGCCGGTCATTACTTGGTTTCATGATGCCACAAGAATAAATCTGACGCCATTGCGTTTTAGATTAAAGAAATGGTCACTTCTTATTGAGAACTTAACTACTGCGGACTCTGGCGTCTATACTtgtaaaatcaataataaattcGGCGCTATTGAACATAATATGCGCTTGCAGATCGTGAGACCACAACTGCGCTCAGCCAGTCCACTCATAGTGAATAGTAAGCCAGCCAACAAAACTGCTGCGCTCAATAGCGATACACAGTTCGAGTGTCAGGTTCAATCTCCAACCGCTGTGCAGATCCGCTGGATCAAGCATCAGCAAAGACTTAACGCGGATGAGCTCTCTTCAAACTTGACAAAAAATGTAATCGACTTGACAACTAATCCTGAGAATCCAAACGTTTTAAAGTTGGAAAGAGTGCAGTTGGCGGATGAAGGTTTTTACACTTGCATTGCTACAAATGAAGCAGGGAAAGCCATGGCCACAGCTTATTTAGCAGTTATACAGCAGACGAGTACTTCGATTACAACCAAAAACAAACTCGTCTTATCAGAGAAACATGCAGCGCATTCTGCGGAAACTGCAGGCAGCACTGTGCCGGAGAAGGAAAACGAAAGACTAATTGAAGCTGTTGCGGAAAGTAAGGATGCCAACGATGTAAATGACGACACCGAAGCAGTTGAAGAAAGTCCGCCACGTTTCAAAAAAGCCGACAAATTGGTTAGAGCTTTGCATAAGCCAGCGGGTTCAACAATACAACTGGCCTGTCCCGCCATCGGTAATCCATTGCCCAACATAACGTGGACACGTAGTGCAGGGGACgcaaatttcactgaaattatgCGTCACATCGGAAAAGTCACATACAAAAAGTGGTTGATGCAAATGGATGAAGTGATTGCCGAAGACTCTGGTGTCTACAAATGCACTCTCTGCAATAATTTGGGATGCATAGAGCATTCAACAAAATTGACAATAATGGATCGTCTACGTTCGCGCCCCATACATAGTGACAAGTTTCCACAAAATCAAACCGTTTTAACCAACAGCAGTGCATACTTTGAATGCCGCGTTGTTTCGGATCTGGAGCCACATATATTCTGGATAAAATATAAGCAGAAAAATGAAAGTATCGAGAATTTGGAGCGCCTTTTCACTAAAGCCAATACCAACACCAATGGTTATCAGCCAACTGCAGAAGATTTTATCAAGCTCAATGGTGATCCCGATAGACCGAACATACTACGGTTGTTGAATGTCACGCATGCCGACGAAGGCTGGTACACATGTGTAGCCGCCAATAATCTGGGCGAAGCCGTGAAAAGTGGCTATTTGCATGTTGTTGACAAGTTACCCAGTCGTGAAGTGTACATGCTGTGGCGTGCGCATCCCGTCTGGATGACAGTGGCCGCCATAGTGATTGTATTGCTCTTCCTCTTCGGTtccatatttataatttatgtgctACGTAAACTGAAACATGAGAAATTACTGAAGCATCGTATCGAAACTGTGCATCAATGGACAAAGAAAGTCATTATATATAAGCCGTCTTCTTCGGAGGGCAGTTCATGCGATCTACAGATGCCAgtgattaaaattgaaaaacaacgTACCACCTTTCAAGCGTCGAATTTAGATCCGTCACAAGCCTTCAATGAGTATGAATTTCCGCTCGACTCCAACTGGGAAATACCACGCACACAACTTAATCTGGGCTCGACGCTGGGCGAAGGTGCATTCGGACGTGTTGTAATGGCAGAAGCATGCAATTTGCCACGTACCGTCAACAACTCATCCAGCATTGTTGCCGTGAAAATGGTAAAAGACGAACACACCGATGCCGATATGGCGAGCTTAGTGCGGGAAATGGAAGTGATGAAAATGATCGGCAAACATATAAACATCATCAACTTGCTTGGGTGTTGCACACAAAATGGTCCGCTATGGGTCATAGTGGAGTTCGCGCCGCATGGTAATTTAAAGGACTTTCTGAAAAAGAATAGACCACTGTTCGTTGGCAGTCCGAGCTTGCAACGCAGTAGCGATTGTTTGGAAGACATGCCCCAGTTGACAGAGAAAAATCTGGTCTCATTCGCATTTCAAATTGCACGTGGTATGGAGTACCTCGCCTCGCGTAGA TGCATTCATCGCGATTTAGCGGCGCGCAATGTGCTCGTGAGTGATGACTATGTCATGAAGATAGCCGATTTCGGTCTGGCGCGCGACATACAAGACACCGAATACTACAGAAAGAATACAAATGGCCGTTTACCCATCAAGTGGATGGCGCCAGAGTCGCTGCAGGAAAAGTTTTACGATTCACAATCAGACGTGTGGTCTTTCGGTGTGCTATTGTGGGAGATAATGACATTTGGCGAGCAGCCCTATCCCAATATCATGTCTGCAGAGGAGCTCTACAGCTATCTAATAACCGGGCAACGCATGGAGAAGCCAGCACGTTGTTCACTGAATATTTATATGCTAATGCGTCAGTGCTGGCATTTTGACGCCAACGTGCGACCAACATTTGTTGAGATTGTTGAGAATTTAGACAAGATACTACAGTTGGCATCAAATCATGCCACCAATGAGGAGTATTTGGATCTATCCATGCCCATGTTGGAGACACCACCGTCGTCGAGTGACGATGAATCCGAACCGGAGACTTTTCAAGAAACTTCCCCCTTACGCTAccaatacacatacaaatttaattaa
- the LOC105219342 gene encoding uncharacterized protein LOC105219342, whose translation MRTFVILLSCLVCCATAGRYGLAQKLLGLNNIRKAEGYTPVGTDQSQRQEFLLDVLLQVQKPLVNNQLVQLGQELVTDSNMYLSPNDVILQQFMQQAKNREIIGRNGVYNPADISSIRQLVGLQRFFVLARDFSVFQRNVVYARLYFNPVMFVDALSLAIRDRPDTQDLVIPPLNEILPQQYYDNYVLSYAQNVDYNRLISQQAGANIKPSIFDIFGLRRIGSLFQLSKYGLYNPLQQRYGAQRYGYGRFGGRRVNSKENGGEYLVDSSYIQEKLVVPVEARDATDLTNDIDLNVAWNNIIIDQLVQAFTESIQGGQQSGIIGNDQQSYQELKDEQTYDYGAGYGESYQAQNNKQYIYEDQSRGINSNGLPQVDVSNPRLLYVGRRHRVDNGGYSAYVNPFYRQQNQYGYDDQQYDSAYYNSYGSQQSQRGKYTYGDQTYPYARQQYQRTQYGYIDPAYSYDRQQNQGSQYGYQGAQYDYKDNEYSYGRQQNQGSQYGYKSYGQQNQGSQYGYKDNEYSYGRQQNQGSKYSYSPYDQQNQGSQYGYGTYGQQYQGDRYGYKDNEYSYGRQQNQGSQYGYNPYGQQYQGAEYGYNSYGQQTRGAQYGYKDNEYSYGPQQKRGSQYGYGTNGQQNQGSQYGYGTYDQQSQGSQYGYKDNEYSYGSYYGIPYGRQQYQGAQYGYKDQQYYYGGQQNQGAKYSYNYPVYSSSYYNPYGSQQYYYKNYEYQYEPRSQQQEQYQGQQQQLPYGPINDYVGDDVVVLEREVRDTRNREQGGKRYRNCEGTRVSYRNTEQYRELERLREGIVRSIESTQQLRYSRRGEILLQSIQELAARLNIQRIVETLEGGIYQQQQQDIQIVQQDVEQIIRQIRILVEQVREEAGISEGSERTLYILADVIDGRQQQLSIGVQSTLQELQQQIQRVLGYPVGQANELTPLVLLYGSLRSPVTQQTILSLAQLIDDYRQKLEPYTSSQLSGNGDISVQNVQIEPLVTYTEVVDVDLVNLIDQQLLQSNTNNLQQLGQKVVVRQQRLNYQPFTISVDIDSQRQQEVAIRILLAPQIDYNGRRVSLAQNRNNFILIDAYVQQLQVGINNIQRNSRQFNGYSGEVSTISQIYRQIMTGQKQQQQSGIIRQLPKHLLLPRGTAVNGGLPVQILVVVTPLNQQSEFYRLEDVYAQQISGLGIAAVGVDQLPLNYPLDRQIVDEQRLDVPNIRLTETVIQYNSRRDASNTSEMKIFILALILLIGVAAAAVLDNVDIRRVGTGNIGTRRISEMSPDDLLHQKFLLDILRHVQEPNVSEQELPQLSSLQPVQLVDDETLYNGGIDDEMAHVLELSRNQDLLAKHELYSLADDEHMRQMIGLYRLLVRSRDWDTLQRNLLYARVHVNGVLLVNSMLLAIRDRDDTQNLVMPGIHEILPALYLDEDLLRRANEIHLQSGSNISFQKQTQRPGILEMVGLNKLWNRDANSVDTLDRRQLWMPWREMRMELQARKVVGGNAATRISLHDDNRIVLPVTLPTSVLREEREARLLTNDVGLQSFLQSLVNELCLIESESMQQNEQRARVEKNRAVLGRVGLERNVGSVLKSELRRTDEKVQGQNMRDVYTVDLDTNEDGRDSWMNRNMLSNARPSDRRQGAYINDDYDRDTSQVGWDNSRVSVRLPKTTADDERLLYVNRKRQHAAAINQMYLRGEQPGAETDLNGRWGQTDGYRVNKRDTIHTERIDLGEGMPMDWNRQMAMHRLQKNRVVDTQINDTPAPLNIGYNNEKTNNQVPVLPTVDITNERLVHVGRRRLNQWRKENQPMESVLDERRNTDINREGWENVYENTDRSWLNAIHRNRQDARSKGRVADDTRIWTTVARGMGNIGIHVGQEANGVNEIKTDARLRNNISRRPLNNDPTHTISSNEGEPSYVKQHRSPRSLYDNVVLNRKRYVDQKRDGELLLHNLQQLMARINLEQINLGLGHPLQLLDDTIASSRFNNARPSNALDQRLVLRLNKMRLNSRRNRLLLNHITEVERRLQRIIENEILRVVEIEQRNDIRNKGDVDQLIGDILIGKRSVDQDVNFLNILREIILQTEDINGSFQKLNQISMDIENQIVLHLLRRIVQIADLQRQQSLGSYRNEELLMDGVSINDVIVGKLRTYVDTNDVDLINTIGVRTSYTPGRTADISQRTVVARQQRLNHQPFTIKVVVSTNRNKRVIVRTLLVPQAVTSDLGTTQLNRLRQNFILLDTYMTDLQSGRNVITRQSDDISWTARDTTPFTEIYKRVMKALESDVAINWGQVRGQSCRFPHRLLLPRGRVDGLPMQLLVIITPAETDGRPTVQEMVMNNKICGMGVSSMNLDQMPLGFPLDRPIESMEEIGSLPNARLLDVKIFHSKQLVADDFY comes from the exons ATGAGGACATTCGTAATTCTATTAAGCTGCCTTGTCTGCTGCGCCACAGCAGGACGCTATGGTTTGGCGCAGAAACTCTTGGGTCTGAACAATATACGCAAGGCGGAAG GCTATACACCTGTGGGCACGGATCAGAGCCAGCGGCAAGAATTTCTACTTGATGTCCTACTTCAAGTCCAGAAGCCCTTGGTCAATAACCAGCTTGTACAACTTGGTCAGGAACTAGTAACGGATTCTAATATGTATTTGTCG CCAAACGATGTGATTTTGCAGCAGTTCATGCAACAGGCCAAAAATCGAGAGATTATCGGTCGTAATGGTGTCTACAACCCAGCCGATATCTCAAGTATCCGCCAATTAGTTGGACTTCAACGTTTCTTTGTGCTGGCTCGCGACTTCAGCGTTTTCCAAAGAAATGTTGTTTATGCACGTCTTTACTTCAACCCAGTTATGTTCGTTGATGCCCTATCTCTAGCGATACGCGACCGTCCAGACACTCAGGACCTTGTGATACCACCATTGAATGAGATTTTACCACAACAATATTATGACAACTATGTGCTCAGCTATGCGCAAAATGTTGATTATAATAGATTGATTTCACAACAAGCAGGTGCGAATATCAAACCGAGTATATTTGACATCTTCGGTCTGCGCAGAATTGGTTCACTGTTTCAATTAAGCAAATATGGACTCTACAATCCATTGCAACAGAGATATGGCGCACAGCGGTATGGTTATGGGAGATTTGGAGGCCGTCGTGTCAACAGTAAAGAAAACGGTGGTGAGTACCTCGTAGACAGCAGTTATATACAAGAAAAACTTGTTGTGCCAGTGGAGGCAAGGGACGCTACTGATTTAACAAACGATATCGATCTGAATGTTGCATggaacaatattattattgatcAATTGGTGCAAGCCTTTACTGAAAGTATACAAGGAGGTCAGCAAAGTGGTATTATCGGCAATGATCAACAGTCTTATCAAGAGCTTAAAGATGAGCAAACTTATGATTATGGTGCTGGTTATGGAGAAAGTTATCAGgctcaaaacaacaaacaatacatCTATGAGGATCAGTCGAGAG GTATTAATTCCAATGGTTTACCACAAGTTGATGTAAGCAACCCACGTCTACTGTATGTCGGGCGTCGCCATCGTGTAGATAATGGTGGATATTCAGCGTATGTTAATCCTTTCTATCGCCAGCAAAACCAATACGGCTACGACGACCAACAATACGATTCAGCGTACTATAACTCTTATGGTTCCCAACAAAGCCAACGAGGTAAATATACCTATGGTGATCAGACATATCCGTATGCTCGTCAACAATATCAAAGAACACAATATGGGTACATTGATCCAGCATATTCCTATGATCGTCAACAAAATCAAGGATCTCAATATGGTTACCAAGGTGCTCAATATGATTACAAGGACAACGAATACTCCTATGGTCGCCAACAGAATCAGGGATCTCAGTATGGTTACAAATCATATGGTCAACAGAATCAGGGATCTCAATATGGTTACAAGGACAACGAATATTCCTACGGTCGTCAACAGAATCAAGGATCTAAGTATAGTTACAGTCCATATGATCAACAGAATCAGGGATCTCAGTATGGTTACGGCACATATGGTCAACAATATCAGGGAGATCGATATGGTTACAAGGATAATGAATACTCCTATGGTCGTCAACAAAATCAGGGATCTCAATATGGTTACAACCCATATGGTCAACAATATCAGGGAGCTGAATATGGTTACAACTCATATGGTCAACAGACTCGGGGAGCTCAGTATGGTTACAAGGACAACGAATACTCTTACGGTCCTCAACAGAAGCGGGGATCTCAATATGGTTACGGCACAAATGGTCAACAAAATCAGGGTTCTCAATATGGTTACGGCACATATGATCAACAGAGTCAAGGATCTCAATATGGTTACAAGGACAATGAATACTCCTATGGTTCATACTATGGTATACCATATGGTCGTCAGCAGTATCAGGGAGCTCAATATGGTTACAAAGATCAGCAATACTATTATGGTGGTCAACAAAATCAGGGAGCAAAGTACAGTTACAATTACCCAGTATATAGTTCGTCTTATTACAATCCTTATGGGAGCCAACAATATTATTACAAGAACTATGAGTATCAATATGAGCCAAGAagccaacaacaagagcaatatCAAGGTCAACAACAGCAGCTGCCTTATGGACCAATTAATGACTATGTTGGAGATGACGTAGTTGTGCTTGAACGTGAAGTTCGTGACACTCGCAATCGCGAACAAGGTGGCAAACGTTATCGTAACTGTGAAGGTACACGTGTTAGTTATCGCAATACCGAACAATATCGTGAGTTGGAAAGATTACGTGAAGGTATCGTGCGTAGTATTGAAAGCACCCAGCAGTTGAGATATTCTCGACGCGGTGAGATACTTTTACAAAGCATACAAGAACTTGCTGCCAGGTTGAATATTCAGCGCATAGTGGAAACGCTTGAGGGAGGCATttatcagcagcagcaacaagacATCCAAATTGTACAGCAGGACGTAGAACAAATAATACGGCAAATCCGTATACTCGTCGAACAAGTGCGTGAAGAGGCCGGTATTAGCGAAGGAAGCGAGCGTACACTTTACATCCTTGCCGATGTTATTGATGGTAGGCAACAACAACTATCGATCGGTGTACAGAGTACATTGCaagaattgcaacaacaaatacagcgTGTCCTTGGATATCCCGTTGGTCAAGCTAATGAGTTGACTCCACTCGTTTTATTGTACGGCTCTTTACGCAGCCCAGTAACACAACAAACCATTTTATCACTTGCCCAACTGATCGATGATTACCGCCAGAAGTTGGAACCATATACCAGTAGCCAACTGAGCGGTAATGGTGACATTAGTGTTCAGAATGTTCAAATCGAACCTTTGGTCACCTACACTGAAGTAGTTGACGTTGATCTTGTCAATCTGATCGATCAGCAACTTTTGCAGTCAAACACCAACAATCTACAACAACTTGGTCAAAAGGTGGTGGTTCGCCAACAGCGTTTAAATTATCAACCATTCACCATTTCTGTAGATATTGATTCACAACGTCAACAAGAAGTTGCCATACGTATTTTGCTCGCCCCTCAAATCGACTATAACGGACGTCGCGTATCTTTGGCAcaaaaccgcaacaactttattCTCATCGATGCTTATGTACAACAATTGCAGGTCGGCATTAACAATATCCAGCGCAATTCACGCCAGTTCAATGGTTACAGCGGCGAAGTGTCCACTATTAGCCAAATCTATCGACAGATAATGACTGgacagaagcaacaacaacaatccggTATTATTCGTCAGCTTCCAAAACATCTCTTACTACCACGTGGAACTGCTGTTAATGGCGGTTTACCAGTACAGATTTTGGTTGTAGTGACTCCACTAAATCAACAAAGTGAATTTTACCGCCTTGAGGATGTGTATGCACAACAAATCAGTGGTTTGGGAATCGCTGCTGTTGGTGTGGATCAATTGCCACTGAATTACCCACTGGATAGGCAAATTGTTGATGAACAGCGTTTGGATGTACCCAATATTCGGCTGACCGAAACTGTTATCCAATATAACAGTCGCCGCGACGCT AGCAATACTAGTGAAATGAAGATTTTCATCCTTGCGCTGATCTTGCTGATCGGCGTTGCAGCAGCCGCAGTGCTGGATAATGTGGACATCCGTAGAGTGGGAACTGGGAACATTG GCACACGACGTATTTCTGAAATGAGTCCCGACGATCTGTTGCATCAGAAATTCCTGCTGGACATCCTCCGACATGTACAAGAGCCGAATGTGAGCGAACAAGAACTTCCTCAGTTGTCAAGTTTGCAACCTGTGCAGTTAGTCGACGATGAGACCCTTTACAACGGG GGCATCGACGATGAAATGGCTCATGTGTTAGAACTAAGTCGTAACCAAGATTTGTTGGCTAAGCATGAACTGTATAGTTTAGCCGATGACGAGCATATGCGTCAAATGATTGGGCTCTATCGGCTACTAGTACGTTCACGCGATTGGGATACACTACAAAGGAATTTACTGTATGCACGAGTTCACGTTAACGGCGTCCTATTAGTGAACTCAATGTTGCTTGCTATACGCGATCGAGATGACACTCAGAACTTGGTTATGCCAGGCATACACGAAATTTTGCCGGCGCTTTATCTGGATGAGGATCTATTACGCCGTGCCAACGAAATTCATTTGCAGTCGGGTAGCAACATTTCGTTCCAAAAACAAACTCAACGTCCGGGAATACTTGaaatggtcggattaaataagcTGTGGAATAGGGATGCTAATAGTGTAGATACTTTAGACCGCAGACAGCTGTGGATGCCATGGCGCGAAATGCGTATGGAACTACAGGCGCGTAAAGTTGTCGGCGGGAATGCTGCTACACGTATTAGCCTACACGATGATAATCGCATTGTTTTACCGGTCACGTTGCCAACAAGTGTTTTGCGCGAGGAGAGGGAAGCTCGGCTATTAACAAATGATGTTGGCCTCCAATCATTCCTGCAGTCCTTAGTCAATGAGTTGTGCCTCATTGAAAGTGAATCAATGCAGCAAAATGAACAGCGAGCGAGGGTGGAGAAGAATCGAGCAGTGTTGGGGCGTGTCGGTTTGGAGAGAAACGTTGGGTCAGTATTGAAAAGCGAACTTAGGCGCACAGATGAGAAAGTACAAGGTCAGAATATGAGAGACGTCTACACAGTAGATTTAGATACCAATGAAGATGGTCGCGATTCTTGGATGAATCGTAACATGCTGAGCAATGCGAGACCTTCCGATCGGAGACAAGGCGCTTACATTAATGACGATTACGATAGGGACACCTCTCAAGTGGGATGGGACAATAGCCGAGTCAGCGTCCGTTTGCCAAAAACCACTGCTGATGATGAACGTTTATTGTACGTCAATCGTAAACGTCAACATGCTGCTGCCATCAATCAAATGTATTTACGAGGTGAACAACCAGGCGCAGAGACTGATTTGAACGGTCGCTGGGGTCAAACCGATGGTTATCGAGTTAACAAGCGTGACACAATTCATACTGAACGTATTGATCTTGGTGAGGGGATGCCAATGGACTGGAACCGACAAATGGCAATGCATCGTCTACAGAAAAACCGTGTGGTGGATACTCAAATTAACGACACGCCTGCACCACTAAACATTGGTTACAataatgaaaaaacaaataatcagGTTCCTGTTTTACCCACAGTTGATATCACCAATGAACGTTTAGTTCACGTCGGTCGTCGTAGATTGAACCAGTGGAGAAAAGAGAATCAACCAATGGAATCTGTATTGGATGAAAGACGTAATACTGACATAAATCGAGAAGGTTGGGAAAATGTGTACGAAAACACAGATCGCAGCTGGTTGAACGCCATTCATAGAAATAGACAAGATGCTAGAAGTAAAGGTAGAGTTGCGGACGATACAAGAATTTGGACTACTGTTGCGCGTGGAATGGGAAATATCGGTATTCACGTTGGGCAGGAGGCCAACGGTGTAAATGAAATAAAGACAGATGCGCGATTGAGGAATAACATAAGTCGAAGACCGTTGAACAATGATCCCACTCATACCATCTCATCTAATGAAGGCGAACCGTCGTATGTCAAGCAACACCGTTCTCCACGTAGCCTGTATGATAATGTTGTTTTAAACCGTAAGCGTTATGTTGATCAAAAACGTGACGGAGAATTGCTTTTGCACAATCTTCAACAGTTAATGGCTCGCATCAATTTGGAACAAATTAATTTGGGCCTGGGGCATCCACTTCAATTGCTAGATGACACAATTGCTTCAAGTCGTTTTAACAATGCACGTCCTTCGAATGCTCTAGATCAACGTTTGGTTCTTCGTTTAAACAAGATGCGTCTAAACTCTCGTCGAAACAGATTACTGCTTAACCATATTACTGAAGTTGAAAGACGTTTACAAAGGATTATCGAAAATGAAATACTACGCGTTGTTGAGATTGAACAAAGAAATGATATCCGTAATAAAGGTGATGTTGATCAATTGATCGGCGACATCCTTATTGGCAAACGATCAGTCGATCAAGATgtcaattttttgaatattttgcgtGAAATTATACTTCAAACTGAAGATATTAACGGCAGCTTCCAGAAACTTAACCAAATCTCTATGGACATTGAAAACCAAATTGTTCTCCACTTGCTGCGTCGTATAGTTCAAATCGCCGATTTACAACGTCAGCAATCTTTGGGCAGCTACCGTAACGAGGAACTTTTAATGGATGGTGTTAGCATAAATGATGTTATTGTAGGCAAGTTACGAACTTATGTTGACACCAACGATGTGGATCTCATCAATACTATCGGAGTAAGAACCTCATACACTCCTGGTCGGACTGCAGATATTTCGCAACGTACGGTTGTCGCACGTCAACAGCGTCTTAACCACCAACCTTTCACCATCAAAGTTGTTGTTTCCACAAATCGAAACAAACGTGTGATCGTCCGTACACTTCTAGTACCGCAGGCAGTCACCAGTGATCTGGGAACAACACAACTAAATCGTCTACGccaaaactttattttattggaTACTTACATGACCGACCTCCAGAGCGGACGTAATGTAATCACGCGTCAATCTGATGACATCAGCTGGACTGCACGAGATACAACCCCATTTACCGAAATCTACAAGCGTGTAATGAAAGCTCTCGAAAGTGATGTGGCCATTAACTGGGGTCAAGTGCGAGGTCAGAGTTGCCGTTTCCCCCATCGCTTATTGCTACCACGTGGACGCGTGGATGGACTGCCAATGCAGTTGCTTGTCATCATCACTCCAGCGGAAACTGACGGGCGACCAACAGTTCAAGAAATGGTTATGAACAACAAGATTTGCGGTATGGGTGTGAGCAGCATGAACTTAGACCAGATGCCACTCGGTTTCCCTCTAGATCGTCCAATAGAAAGTATGGAAGAAATTGGTTCACTACCCAATGCACGTTTGTTGGATGTAAAGATATTTCATAGTAAACAGTTAGTTGCTGACGACTTTTATTGA